The Salinibaculum sp. SYNS191 genome has a window encoding:
- a CDS encoding SDR family NAD(P)-dependent oxidoreductase → MDVDRYDSLDGQVALVTGATRGIGAEIARQLADLGATVYAGARDTADVTAADLRAVELDVTDDETMRAAVEYVAEETGRLDVLVNNAGVGGSAAPLHEQSIADIDGVLDVNLRGPVVLTRLALPLLLEQQGPRVVNVSSGMGALGEGMSGGHPVYRISKTGINGLTAALHGEYADDGLLANSACPGWVRTDMGSSSAPRSPAEGADTPVWLAQFRPGSPAGRFWRDREVVDW, encoded by the coding sequence ATGGACGTCGACCGTTACGATTCGCTGGACGGACAGGTCGCACTCGTCACCGGCGCGACACGCGGTATCGGCGCGGAAATCGCCCGCCAGCTCGCGGACCTGGGTGCGACGGTCTACGCCGGTGCCAGGGACACGGCGGACGTGACTGCCGCCGACCTCCGTGCCGTGGAACTCGACGTCACCGACGACGAGACGATGCGTGCGGCGGTCGAGTACGTCGCCGAGGAGACGGGCCGGCTCGACGTGCTGGTGAACAACGCCGGCGTCGGCGGGTCCGCCGCGCCGCTTCACGAACAGTCCATCGCCGATATCGACGGCGTCCTCGACGTGAACCTCCGCGGGCCGGTCGTGTTGACCCGCCTGGCGCTGCCGCTGTTGCTCGAACAGCAGGGGCCACGCGTCGTCAACGTCTCCTCGGGGATGGGCGCGCTCGGCGAGGGGATGAGCGGCGGCCACCCTGTCTATCGCATCTCGAAGACGGGTATAAACGGCCTGACTGCTGCGCTCCACGGCGAGTACGCCGACGACGGCCTGCTGGCAAATTCGGCCTGTCCCGGCTGGGTCCGCACCGACATGGGCTCGTCCTCTGCCCCGCGGAGTCCTGCGGAGGGGGCCGACACGCCGGTCTGGCTCGCACAGTTCCGCCCCGGGAGCCCGGCCGGGCGCTTCTGGCGCGACCGCGAGGTCGTCGACTGGTGA
- a CDS encoding acyl-CoA dehydrogenase family protein, with protein sequence MLRDPLDYGQLAEGRCNYWAWDPTLRFEARRTYPDDEFDWAEDLLDEYGAVVGDTIADNSDVVDRHEPKLHTYDSDGEVQNEVEYHPLQFENERITYDKFRLTHDAFHAPPDRDEPVGLLHTLTMQTLLCYADVGFACPASMTVGAAVVLEKFDDGSLDDYFQGLTAADYDDHVEGAMFLTEKQGGSDVGATETRAEPQPDSTYELHGEKWFCSNTDAQGALALARTPDAPEGTDGLSLFLVPRVLPDGTLNDATFRRLKDKLGTLSVPTGEIEFEGATAYLVGEEGNGFRQMTEMLNYERLTNATGAVGVMGRALLEAKVHAANREAFGETIQEFPLLRRDLVEMTVDYEAAAAFAFEAAKWYDRRERAYPDDKGTDAYRLMRLLVPIAKYRTGEMVVDTCSYAMEVLGGNGYVREHVTPRLLRDAQVLPIWEGTSNILSLDVLRALSREDAHEALVPLVNGHLDSADHPALVDLADTVESAFHDLQTALATLAAEGDDYAQYHAKRLADLIFDVVAAAVLVSEAQWQLDAEDDARKALVAEWFVADRFGEAEVYGITSGETPGDDHFDAIARYGSVAPEVLVDAADDHFDAIARYGSVAPEVLVDAADD encoded by the coding sequence ATGTTACGGGACCCGCTCGACTACGGCCAACTGGCGGAGGGGCGCTGTAACTACTGGGCGTGGGACCCCACCCTCCGCTTCGAGGCCCGCCGGACGTACCCCGACGACGAGTTCGACTGGGCCGAGGACCTGCTGGACGAGTACGGTGCCGTCGTCGGCGACACCATCGCCGACAACTCCGACGTCGTGGACCGCCACGAACCCAAGTTGCACACCTACGACAGCGATGGCGAGGTGCAAAACGAGGTAGAGTACCACCCGCTGCAGTTCGAGAACGAACGCATCACGTACGACAAGTTCCGGCTGACCCACGACGCCTTCCACGCGCCGCCGGACCGCGACGAACCGGTCGGCCTGCTGCACACCCTCACGATGCAGACGCTGCTCTGTTACGCGGACGTCGGCTTCGCCTGTCCGGCGTCGATGACCGTCGGCGCGGCCGTCGTCCTGGAGAAGTTCGACGACGGGAGCCTCGACGACTACTTCCAGGGGCTCACCGCCGCCGACTACGACGACCACGTCGAGGGCGCGATGTTCCTCACCGAGAAGCAGGGCGGCTCCGACGTGGGGGCAACGGAGACCCGCGCGGAGCCACAGCCGGACAGCACCTACGAACTTCACGGCGAGAAGTGGTTCTGCTCGAACACCGACGCCCAGGGCGCGCTCGCGCTGGCTCGCACCCCCGACGCGCCGGAGGGCACCGACGGGCTCTCGCTGTTTCTCGTCCCCCGCGTGCTACCCGACGGGACGCTCAACGACGCCACGTTCCGGCGACTGAAGGACAAACTCGGCACGCTGTCGGTTCCGACGGGCGAAATCGAGTTCGAGGGCGCGACGGCCTATCTCGTGGGTGAGGAGGGCAACGGCTTCCGCCAGATGACGGAGATGCTGAACTACGAGCGCCTGACGAACGCCACCGGCGCAGTCGGCGTCATGGGCCGGGCACTGCTGGAGGCGAAGGTCCACGCCGCCAACCGCGAGGCCTTCGGCGAGACCATCCAGGAGTTCCCGCTGTTGCGACGAGACCTCGTCGAGATGACCGTCGACTACGAGGCTGCGGCCGCGTTTGCCTTCGAGGCGGCGAAGTGGTACGACAGACGGGAGCGCGCGTATCCCGACGACAAGGGGACGGACGCCTACAGACTGATGCGCCTGCTCGTCCCCATCGCGAAGTACAGGACGGGGGAGATGGTCGTCGACACCTGCTCGTACGCGATGGAGGTGCTGGGCGGCAACGGCTACGTCCGCGAGCACGTCACGCCGCGGTTGCTCCGGGACGCACAGGTGTTGCCAATCTGGGAGGGAACCTCGAACATCCTCTCGCTGGACGTGCTGCGGGCGCTCTCCCGCGAGGACGCCCACGAGGCGCTCGTCCCGCTGGTGAACGGTCACCTCGACAGCGCCGACCACCCCGCGCTCGTCGACCTCGCCGACACCGTCGAGTCGGCGTTTCACGACCTCCAGACCGCACTCGCCACGCTCGCCGCGGAGGGCGACGACTACGCGCAGTACCACGCCAAGCGCCTCGCGGACCTGATTTTCGACGTGGTGGCCGCCGCCGTCCTCGTCAGCGAGGCCCAGTGGCAACTCGACGCCGAGGACGATGCCCGGAAGGCGCTGGTCGCGGAGTGGTTCGTGGCGGACCGCTTCGGCGAGGCCGAGGTCTACGGCATCACGAGCGGCGAGACGCCGGGCGACGACCACTTCGACGCCATCGCACGCTACGGGTCGGTCGCGCCGGAGGTCCTGGTCGACGCGGCCGACGACCACTTCGACGCCATCGCACGCTACGGGTCGGTCGCGCCGGAGGTCCTGGTCGACGCGGCCGACGACTGA
- the rocF gene encoding arginase, which yields MDQTVRVLGVPMDLGADRRGVDMGPSAIRYAGLAEELEAVGTTCVDGGDIAVPRPEERDPDTEPFEHGRAKYFRETREVCEDVATAVSATVADGEFPLVLGGDHSIAIGTAAGATNGRDTGIVWFDAHGDFNTPETTPSGNVHGMSLAAILGKGPFAEVPWAHSPRVREENVALVGTRALDERERDLVADSDVSVYTMTDIDERGITDIVREALDVATAGVSQVHVSLDMDCLDPDEAPGVGTPVRGGITYREAHAAMELVHEHAGPRLSSFELVEVNPILDQHNRTAELACELTASAFGKSVL from the coding sequence ATGGACCAGACAGTGCGGGTCCTCGGCGTGCCGATGGACCTCGGGGCGGACCGCCGTGGCGTCGACATGGGTCCGTCGGCCATCCGCTACGCGGGCCTGGCCGAGGAACTGGAGGCCGTGGGGACGACCTGCGTCGACGGCGGCGACATCGCCGTGCCGCGGCCGGAGGAACGGGACCCAGACACCGAACCCTTCGAACACGGGCGCGCGAAGTACTTCCGGGAGACGAGAGAGGTCTGCGAGGACGTGGCGACGGCGGTCAGCGCCACCGTCGCCGACGGCGAGTTCCCACTGGTGCTGGGCGGGGACCACTCCATCGCCATCGGCACGGCGGCGGGCGCGACGAACGGCCGCGACACGGGCATCGTCTGGTTCGACGCCCACGGCGATTTCAACACGCCCGAGACCACGCCCAGCGGGAACGTCCACGGCATGTCCCTGGCGGCCATCCTCGGCAAGGGGCCGTTCGCGGAGGTACCCTGGGCGCACTCCCCGCGGGTCCGCGAAGAGAACGTCGCCCTCGTCGGCACCCGCGCCCTCGACGAGCGCGAGCGCGACCTGGTGGCCGACAGCGACGTCTCGGTCTACACGATGACCGACATCGACGAGCGCGGCATCACCGACATCGTCCGCGAGGCCCTGGACGTCGCCACGGCCGGCGTCTCGCAGGTCCACGTCAGCCTCGACATGGACTGTCTGGACCCCGACGAGGCCCCCGGCGTCGGGACGCCGGTCCGCGGCGGCATCACATACCGCGAGGCCCACGCGGCGATGGAACTCGTCCACGAGCACGCCGGCCCGCGCCTGTCCAGTTTCGAACTGGTCGAGGTCAACCCCATCCTCGACCAGCACAACCGGACCGCGGAACTGGCCTGCGAACTGACCGCCAGCGCATTCGGCAAGAGCGTGCTGTAA
- a CDS encoding NAD-dependent epimerase/dehydratase family protein, which translates to MDDSRVLVTGGAGFIGSNLANHLAEDNDVVAVDDCYLGTPENLDESVEFVEASVLDDDLPTDVDVVFHLAALSSYAMHEDDPTRGARVNVEGFVNTVDQARRDGCDTVVYASTSSIYGSRTEPSPEDMPVAVNTGYEASKLARERYGEYFRNHYGLDVAGLRFFSVYQGYGGAEEHKGEFANVIAQFADDVAHGRAPKLYGDGEQTRDFTHVSDIVRGIELAADHRLNGIYNLGTGEAYDFNTVVEMINDELGTDVDPEYVENPIPDEVYVHDTCADYEKIHEATGWEPSIDFEEGIRRVCAQYK; encoded by the coding sequence ATGGACGATTCGCGTGTACTCGTGACCGGCGGTGCGGGCTTCATCGGGTCGAATCTCGCCAACCACCTCGCCGAGGACAACGACGTCGTCGCCGTCGACGACTGCTATCTCGGGACTCCGGAGAACCTCGACGAGAGCGTCGAGTTCGTCGAGGCGAGCGTACTGGACGACGACCTGCCGACCGACGTGGACGTCGTCTTCCACCTGGCCGCACTGTCGTCGTACGCGATGCACGAAGACGACCCCACGCGCGGCGCGCGAGTCAACGTCGAGGGCTTCGTCAACACTGTCGACCAGGCCCGCCGCGACGGCTGTGACACAGTCGTCTACGCGTCGACCTCCTCCATCTACGGCTCGCGCACGGAGCCCTCGCCCGAGGACATGCCGGTGGCGGTCAACACCGGCTACGAGGCGTCGAAACTCGCCCGCGAGCGCTACGGCGAGTACTTCCGCAACCACTACGGGCTGGACGTCGCCGGCCTGCGTTTCTTCTCGGTCTACCAGGGCTACGGGGGCGCGGAGGAACACAAGGGGGAGTTCGCCAACGTCATCGCGCAGTTCGCCGACGACGTGGCCCACGGCCGCGCGCCGAAACTCTACGGCGACGGCGAGCAGACCCGCGACTTCACGCACGTCTCCGACATCGTGCGGGGCATCGAACTCGCCGCGGACCACCGCCTCAACGGCATCTACAACCTCGGCACGGGCGAGGCCTACGACTTCAACACCGTCGTGGAGATGATAAACGACGAACTCGGCACCGACGTCGACCCGGAGTACGTCGAGAACCCCATCCCCGACGAGGTGTACGTCCACGACACCTGCGCCGATTACGAGAAGATTCACGAGGCCACCGGCTGGGAGCCCTCTATCGACTTCGAGGAGGGCATCCGCCGCGTCTGCGCCCAGTACAAGTAA
- a CDS encoding Rrf2 family transcriptional regulator codes for MSSIELTPSQKNILQELVNLYREDETAVKGEEIAERVDRNPGTIRNQMQSLKALQLVEGVPGPKGGYKPTASAYDALQIQEMDHAADVPLYHNGELVEDSNVEEIDLTSVQHPEACRAEVKLRGSIGNFHEGDKVTVGPTPLSKLQIIGTLEGKDGTDNVLILTIDDMQAPVEEPEH; via the coding sequence ATGTCATCCATAGAGCTCACGCCGAGTCAGAAGAATATTCTCCAGGAACTCGTCAATCTCTACCGGGAAGACGAGACCGCTGTCAAGGGTGAGGAGATCGCCGAGCGTGTCGACCGCAACCCCGGCACCATCCGCAACCAGATGCAGAGTCTCAAGGCGCTGCAGCTGGTCGAGGGCGTACCGGGGCCGAAAGGTGGCTACAAGCCGACTGCATCGGCCTACGATGCACTCCAGATACAGGAGATGGACCACGCCGCGGACGTCCCGCTGTACCACAACGGCGAACTCGTCGAGGACTCGAACGTCGAGGAGATAGACCTCACGAGCGTCCAGCACCCCGAAGCGTGCCGCGCCGAGGTGAAGCTCCGGGGCTCCATCGGGAACTTTCACGAGGGTGACAAGGTGACCGTCGGGCCGACACCCCTCTCGAAGCTCCAGATTATCGGCACGCTGGAGGGCAAGGACGGTACGGACAACGTCCTCATCCTCACCATCGACGACATGCAGGCACCCGTCGAAGAACCGGAACACTGA
- a CDS encoding NAD(P)/FAD-dependent oxidoreductase, whose protein sequence is MTENVVVLGSGYAGAGGIKSLESALDGEADITWISDVDYHLVLHESHRCIKDPSVQEKVTVPVEDIKSPETEFIQDEVTGVDTDDRLVSLSEGDDVPYDYLLVGIGTRTAFFGIHGLEEHAHTLKSLDDALGIHEDLAEQVRTASQADPVQVVVGGAGLSGIQTAGEIAEFRDEHSHPIDIHLVEGLDEVLPNSDPSLQAALRKRLEARDVDIMCGEFVGEVDEETVYVGEDIELDYDVLVWTGGITGREAAKNCTVEQDERSHRLQAGQTFQTTDDRVFALGDCALVDQPGENPAPPTAQAAWQAAEVVGKNIAREIRGQPLQKWSYKDKGTVVSVGESAVAHDVFVVPVVDTFGGLPAKFLKKAIAARWIRDMGGTGRALSAWPDM, encoded by the coding sequence ATGACGGAGAACGTCGTCGTCCTCGGGTCGGGCTACGCCGGGGCAGGCGGAATCAAGAGCCTCGAATCGGCCCTGGACGGGGAGGCAGACATCACGTGGATTTCTGACGTCGACTACCACCTCGTCCTCCACGAGTCTCACCGCTGCATCAAAGACCCCAGCGTCCAGGAGAAAGTTACGGTCCCCGTCGAGGACATCAAATCGCCCGAGACGGAGTTCATCCAGGACGAGGTCACCGGCGTCGACACCGACGACCGACTCGTCTCGCTGTCCGAGGGCGACGACGTTCCCTACGACTACCTGCTCGTCGGCATCGGCACCAGGACCGCGTTCTTCGGCATCCACGGCCTCGAAGAGCACGCCCACACCCTCAAGAGCCTCGACGACGCGCTCGGCATCCACGAGGACCTCGCCGAGCAGGTCCGGACGGCGTCGCAGGCGGACCCGGTGCAGGTCGTCGTCGGCGGCGCTGGGCTGTCGGGCATCCAGACCGCCGGCGAAATCGCCGAGTTCCGCGACGAGCACAGCCATCCCATCGACATCCACCTGGTCGAAGGCCTCGACGAGGTGTTGCCCAACAGCGACCCGAGCCTGCAGGCCGCTCTGCGCAAGCGCCTCGAAGCCCGCGACGTCGACATCATGTGCGGGGAGTTCGTCGGCGAGGTAGACGAGGAGACCGTCTACGTCGGCGAGGACATCGAACTGGACTACGACGTACTGGTCTGGACCGGCGGCATCACCGGCCGCGAGGCGGCCAAGAACTGCACCGTCGAGCAGGACGAACGCTCCCACCGCCTGCAGGCGGGCCAGACCTTCCAGACCACCGACGACCGCGTATTCGCGCTGGGCGACTGCGCACTCGTCGACCAGCCGGGTGAAAATCCCGCGCCACCGACCGCACAGGCCGCCTGGCAGGCCGCCGAGGTGGTCGGCAAGAACATCGCCCGCGAAATCCGCGGCCAGCCACTCCAGAAGTGGAGCTACAAGGACAAGGGCACCGTCGTCTCCGTCGGCGAGTCCGCCGTCGCCCACGACGTCTTCGTCGTCCCCGTCGTCGACACGTTCGGCGGCCTCCCCGCGAAGTTCCTGAAGAAGGCCATCGCCGCCCGCTGGATTCGCGACATGGGCGGCACCGGCCGGGCCCTCAGTGCCTGGCCCGATATGTAG
- the hypF gene encoding carbamoyltransferase HypF, with protein MAPRFRAAVRVTGVVQGVGFRPFVYRQAVGAGVDGYVRNTGDGVDAVFEGPRAAVESVVETIHEDNPPLARVDSATVEWADPEGLDGFEIRDSTDSGDAGVPVPPDTGVCDACLDDIRDPDSRYHGYWATACVDCGPRFTVVRDVPYDRARTAMDEFPLCADCRESYETPTDRRYHAQTIACPECGPTLRFEAGGETLADGDAAIETAGQRLAEGDILAARGIGGTHLVCDATDPAVVERLRERTHRPAKPFALMAPSVDAVRSFAAVDERTEAVLTDVRRPIVLLGRDGDAPWTGAVAPGLHTVGVMLPYAGLHHLLFDYVDGPLVMTSANMPGRPMVTTVAEIDDRLGEVVDGALVHDRDIVARCDDSVVRVVDGDRRFVRRSRGWTPAALPNPAGTDESPTILALGPEMDATAALADGERVVLTQHLGDVDGPETLSFVREAVNHLTDLTGIDPAVVARDMHPDFLTTAEADRYADEGLAGPVAVQHHHAHAAALCAEHGVERAVVVTADGTGYGPDGTVWGGEVLDATLSDFERVGGLDTFALPGGEAAVEYPARTLATLLDDTDGVDDRLVATGAVDSRSEAAVVRQQAEQGVNTPETTSAGRYLDAVAALVGICDRRRYEGEPAQRLEAAASEGTVRDIAVPFTERDGDRVVDTAALVRDLDALDAPAADVAATAQDALARGLGEIAVEVARDRGVDTVGFSGGVAYNDAISRRLRAEVESAGLDFLAPDRVPPGDGGIAYGQAVVATARRG; from the coding sequence ATGGCCCCCCGCTTCCGCGCGGCGGTCCGCGTCACCGGCGTCGTCCAGGGGGTCGGCTTCCGTCCCTTCGTCTACCGCCAGGCAGTCGGCGCGGGCGTCGACGGTTACGTCCGCAACACCGGCGACGGGGTCGACGCCGTCTTCGAGGGGCCACGCGCCGCAGTGGAGTCCGTCGTCGAGACTATCCACGAGGACAACCCGCCGCTTGCCCGTGTCGACAGCGCGACCGTGGAGTGGGCAGACCCGGAGGGTCTCGACGGCTTCGAGATACGCGACTCGACCGACTCGGGCGACGCCGGCGTTCCCGTTCCACCCGACACGGGTGTCTGCGACGCCTGTCTCGACGACATCCGCGACCCCGACTCGCGATATCACGGCTACTGGGCGACGGCCTGCGTCGACTGCGGGCCGCGGTTCACCGTCGTCCGGGACGTGCCCTACGACCGGGCACGGACGGCGATGGACGAGTTCCCGCTCTGTGCCGACTGCCGGGAGAGCTACGAGACGCCGACGGACCGCCGGTACCACGCCCAGACCATCGCCTGTCCCGAGTGCGGCCCGACGCTGAGATTCGAGGCCGGCGGGGAGACCCTCGCCGACGGCGATGCGGCCATCGAGACGGCGGGCCAGCGCCTGGCTGAGGGGGACATCCTGGCGGCCCGCGGCATCGGCGGCACACACCTGGTCTGTGACGCGACGGACCCGGCGGTGGTCGAGCGGTTGCGCGAGCGCACGCACCGGCCAGCGAAACCGTTCGCGCTCATGGCTCCGTCGGTCGACGCCGTCCGGTCGTTCGCCGCCGTCGACGAGCGGACCGAGGCGGTGCTGACGGACGTCAGGCGTCCCATCGTCCTGCTCGGCCGGGACGGCGACGCGCCGTGGACCGGTGCCGTCGCGCCGGGACTGCACACCGTCGGCGTCATGCTGCCCTACGCCGGTCTGCACCACCTGCTGTTCGACTACGTCGACGGGCCGCTGGTGATGACCAGTGCCAACATGCCGGGCCGGCCGATGGTCACGACCGTCGCCGAAATCGACGACCGCCTCGGCGAGGTCGTCGACGGCGCGCTCGTCCACGACCGGGACATCGTCGCCCGCTGCGACGACAGCGTCGTCCGCGTGGTCGACGGCGACCGGCGATTCGTCCGCCGGTCCCGCGGCTGGACGCCCGCTGCACTGCCCAACCCCGCCGGGACCGACGAGTCTCCCACGATACTCGCGCTTGGGCCGGAGATGGACGCGACTGCCGCTCTCGCCGACGGCGAGCGGGTCGTCCTCACGCAGCACCTCGGGGACGTAGACGGCCCCGAGACGCTGTCATTCGTCCGGGAGGCCGTCAACCACCTGACGGACCTCACCGGCATCGACCCGGCCGTCGTCGCTCGCGACATGCACCCGGACTTTCTCACGACCGCGGAGGCCGACCGGTACGCCGACGAGGGCCTCGCCGGGCCGGTCGCGGTCCAGCACCACCACGCCCACGCCGCCGCGCTGTGTGCCGAACACGGCGTCGAGCGGGCCGTCGTCGTGACCGCAGACGGGACTGGCTACGGACCCGACGGCACGGTCTGGGGCGGCGAGGTGCTGGACGCGACGCTTTCGGACTTCGAGCGCGTCGGCGGCCTGGACACCTTCGCGCTGCCCGGCGGCGAGGCGGCCGTCGAGTACCCCGCGCGGACGCTGGCGACGCTACTCGACGACACCGACGGGGTGGACGACCGCCTGGTCGCGACGGGTGCAGTCGATTCGCGCTCGGAGGCGGCTGTCGTCCGCCAGCAGGCCGAGCAGGGCGTCAACACTCCCGAGACGACCAGCGCCGGGCGGTACCTGGATGCCGTCGCGGCGCTGGTGGGTATCTGCGACCGTCGGCGCTACGAGGGCGAACCCGCCCAGCGGCTCGAAGCGGCCGCCAGCGAGGGGACCGTCCGGGACATCGCCGTCCCGTTCACGGAACGCGATGGCGACCGGGTCGTCGACACGGCTGCACTCGTCAGGGACCTCGACGCGCTGGACGCGCCGGCGGCAGACGTCGCGGCGACGGCCCAGGACGCGCTGGCGCGCGGACTCGGTGAGATAGCGGTCGAGGTCGCGAGGGACCGCGGCGTCGATACAGTTGGATTCTCCGGCGGCGTGGCGTACAACGACGCCATCTCGCGACGTCTGCGCGCCGAGGTCGAGTCGGCGGGTCTGGACTTCCTCGCCCCCGACCGCGTGCCCCCGGGCGACGGCGGCATCGCCTACGGCCAGGCCGTCGTCGCGACTGCGCGGCGGGGGTGA
- the hypB gene encoding hydrogenase nickel incorporation protein HypB, giving the protein MTRYLSHRRQHRPLIDRLLDALVGDPLVARTHRFGHGDDGHDTDGDADDVLAQFREQARDLHERVVHDHGVFAVEFLGATGGGKTTLVERLLERAPDEERIGVVVGDVAGDDDASRFRSHGVAVANVTTGKECHLDPGLLEDAIDEFDLGSLDRLYVENVGNMVCPADFPLGAQARVLVVSTTEGDDVVRKHPLLFEACDAAVVNKVDIADAVGADVATMREDVAEVAPDMPVFETNARADEGVDALADFLAEVRTSGHHHAHAHHD; this is encoded by the coding sequence ATGACACGCTACCTCTCGCACCGACGGCAGCACCGCCCGCTCATCGACCGCCTGCTGGACGCGCTGGTGGGTGACCCGCTGGTCGCTCGCACCCACCGCTTCGGCCACGGTGACGACGGCCACGACACCGATGGCGACGCCGACGACGTGCTCGCGCAGTTCCGCGAGCAGGCGCGGGACCTCCACGAGCGGGTCGTCCACGACCACGGCGTCTTCGCGGTCGAGTTCCTGGGCGCGACCGGCGGCGGGAAGACGACGCTCGTCGAGCGCCTCCTCGAGCGCGCGCCGGACGAGGAGCGCATCGGCGTCGTCGTGGGCGACGTGGCCGGCGACGACGACGCCAGCCGGTTCCGCTCTCACGGCGTCGCCGTCGCGAACGTCACGACCGGCAAGGAGTGCCACCTCGACCCCGGCCTGCTCGAAGACGCCATCGACGAGTTCGACCTCGGCTCCCTCGACCGGCTGTACGTCGAGAACGTCGGGAACATGGTCTGTCCGGCCGACTTCCCGCTGGGCGCGCAGGCCCGCGTCCTCGTCGTGAGCACGACCGAGGGCGACGACGTGGTGCGCAAACACCCCCTCCTCTTCGAGGCCTGTGACGCCGCCGTGGTCAACAAGGTCGACATCGCCGACGCAGTGGGGGCCGACGTGGCGACCATGCGCGAGGACGTGGCGGAGGTCGCGCCCGATATGCCGGTCTTCGAGACGAATGCCCGCGCCGACGAGGGGGTCGACGCGCTCGCCGACTTCCTGGCGGAGGTCCGGACGAGCGGGCACCACCACGCTCACGCGCACCACGACTGA
- a CDS encoding hydrogenase maturation nickel metallochaperone HypA, with amino-acid sequence MHELSVAEAILDRAREAADDYGASGVEALTVELGTATHVNPDQLRFCIETVAETRDLADAAVSIETVEPEAACDCGWEGEPPSFDGTAGAVPSARCPECGSQTEFTRGKECRLASIEVPDEAAGTAPET; translated from the coding sequence ATGCACGAACTCAGCGTCGCCGAGGCGATTCTCGACCGGGCCCGCGAGGCCGCCGACGACTACGGGGCCAGCGGGGTCGAGGCGCTGACCGTCGAACTCGGCACGGCGACGCACGTCAACCCCGACCAGCTCCGCTTTTGCATCGAGACGGTCGCCGAGACGCGCGACCTGGCGGACGCGGCGGTCAGCATCGAGACGGTCGAACCCGAGGCCGCCTGCGACTGCGGCTGGGAGGGCGAGCCACCTTCTTTCGACGGCACCGCCGGGGCCGTCCCGAGCGCCCGCTGTCCCGAGTGTGGCTCCCAGACCGAGTTCACGCGGGGCAAGGAGTGCCGACTGGCGAGCATCGAGGTCCCCGACGAGGCCGCGGGGACCGCACCCGAGACCTGA
- the hypE gene encoding hydrogenase expression/formation protein HypE: MSETEDADGTEASGEVVTTAHGSGGGQMRSLIGDLVLSRFEDAGDVGLHDLDDGAVLPVDDDQSLVVTTDSHVVKPPVFPGGDIGRLAVAGTVNDLAVMGATEPLALSCSLVVEEGVEMDFLDTVLASARATCEEAGCSVVTGDTKVMGSGDVDRLVVNTTGVGLVPRGHHVADAGLSPGDAIVVSGTLGDHGIALLSEREGFDFEGDLESDVAPVNDLVAAALDAGEVTAMKDPTRGGFATSINEMVGKADVGAEIDERSVPVADSVAAAGEVLGIEPFDVANEGKVVFGVAPEDAEDVLAALQDQPLGADAAIVGEATADHPGRVVLDTGLGRRYLTEPEGEQLPRIC, encoded by the coding sequence ATGAGTGAGACCGAGGACGCAGATGGGACGGAGGCATCGGGCGAGGTAGTGACGACGGCCCACGGCTCCGGCGGCGGGCAGATGCGCTCGCTGATCGGCGACCTCGTCCTCTCGCGGTTCGAGGACGCCGGCGACGTGGGCCTGCACGACCTGGACGACGGGGCCGTCCTGCCGGTCGATGACGACCAGTCGCTGGTCGTCACGACCGACAGCCACGTCGTGAAACCGCCGGTCTTCCCCGGCGGCGACATCGGCCGGCTCGCGGTCGCGGGCACGGTCAACGACCTGGCGGTGATGGGTGCGACCGAACCGCTGGCGCTCTCCTGCTCGCTGGTCGTCGAGGAGGGCGTCGAGATGGACTTCCTCGACACCGTCCTGGCGTCGGCCCGGGCGACCTGCGAGGAGGCGGGCTGTTCGGTCGTCACCGGCGACACGAAGGTGATGGGCAGCGGCGACGTGGACAGGCTGGTCGTCAACACGACCGGCGTCGGCCTCGTGCCGCGGGGTCACCACGTCGCCGACGCCGGCCTCTCGCCGGGGGACGCCATCGTCGTCTCGGGGACGCTCGGCGACCACGGCATCGCCCTGCTCTCCGAGCGCGAGGGCTTCGACTTCGAGGGGGACCTCGAAAGCGACGTCGCGCCGGTCAACGACCTCGTGGCGGCGGCACTGGACGCTGGCGAAGTCACCGCGATGAAGGACCCGACCCGCGGCGGCTTCGCCACGTCGATAAACGAGATGGTCGGGAAGGCCGACGTCGGCGCGGAAATCGACGAGCGCTCGGTCCCGGTCGCAGACAGCGTCGCCGCCGCCGGCGAGGTACTCGGCATCGAACCCTTCGACGTGGCCAACGAGGGCAAGGTCGTCTTCGGCGTCGCGCCGGAGGACGCCGAGGACGTACTGGCGGCGTTGCAGGACCAGCCGCTGGGTGCGGACGCGGCCATCGTCGGCGAGGCGACCGCCGACCATCCCGGCCGGGTCGTGCTGGACACCGGGTTAGGACGGCGCTACCTGACCGAACCGGAGGGCGAACAGCTCCCGCGAATCTGTTGA